Sequence from the Mugil cephalus isolate CIBA_MC_2020 chromosome 20, CIBA_Mcephalus_1.1, whole genome shotgun sequence genome:
AGATGACgggcaaataaaataaacacagaagaagaagtggacagtagtgatgtgcggatcgatactgaaatatcgataccgcctataccaggtctttatgctctaaaatcgtttatcaaatttaaaaatatcgatacttccgatacttCAGTCATCGGAGGTAACGTAAGAACACGGTGGAAAGTAGCtgaactattgagttgtggcaacataACAAATCCTGTGAAACACCACAggtttaaaccacaacacagaatgcGAGCCATTTAttatgaggaggacagaagaggagagcagtgtcagaataaatatgcaagttttcattttatagtagtccTTTATAGTCAAACAATTTATTATTCTACTTATTTGTTTGAGAAagcattttcacatttgttgtatggctgtgtcctctgtttttctctgttgttgttctaGTAGTAAAttatattactattactatatttatattatatttatattttatatactatatttatatacagtaaattatGTCACAtaagtgtttaaataaataaataactctgttgtcttgtattctttatgaagctgtgatttgaaatagAATACTtatttagatttaccagacacatcgaatcggtatcggcgataccatcCTGAATATCAGATCGGAAAGAAAATCGGTGATAACGAACATCACTAATGGGCAGTCCTACAAGCGTCATCCTGTCGGACTacaggtaaaacaaaacaaaaacaaaacacaagtctATGCAACacactttatttcacatttaagacAGTATGAGATCAATCGTTTCTAGTGACATTAGAAAACCACCCACAAACCACAGACCAgggctatgctaatgctaataattGAAAGATAACACACATAACTGTATCATAAAGGGGTCAGGACTACAGAGTGCAGTTTGCTTCCGGAGAGAGCCGACATTTAGCCACCGTCAGGTAGGTCTCCACctgcagaaaacaacagcatcattATCCtcactgtcagcagcagcatcacatcACCATGACGtcactctcctcttcttcctcacctTGTGCATGTCCTTCTTGAAGCACGCCAGCAGCTCATAGGTTCGTCTCAGCGACTCTTCTCCTCCCAGACTCTGATAGTAGTTCCCGTACGGAGCCAGCTGGAGGGCAGAGCCATCAGGGAAGATTTCGGCCGCATCCTGATTGGCCTGCGGGATAAAGTGGTTTGTCACACGGCTGGTCTAGAGATGACGGGAGCAGTGTGTATTCGTGTGTATTCTCAccctgagcagcagcaggattcCCGTCTTCAGCTCAGACAGTTTCATTGAAATCTGGTTCCTCGGAGCCGAGCCTCCGGACAGATAACGACTGGGAAACTCCCAGGACTCGACCAGTCGGTAGGAGATAGACAGCAGCTTCAGGACCTGGGACCAGACAGGGACCAGATAACAGCTCTGTAGGTTCTTTACCTGAGTACTACAAGGGTAGGTTACAGTATTTGTGTAGTGTACTGCGTGTAGAGCATGTACTCTCACGTGACTTGATTCCTCCcgtgtttgatgtttttgatgcattacacacacaataatactGCACACTACTACTAAAGCTACTACTATCACTACACTACTAATACTAGTCACACTACGAATATGACTCACATCATTAGTATTACCACACATTCTACAATAATAAGTGAACACTAATACTACACACAGTACCACTAAAACTAGACACACTTATACTTATACCACAAACATTAATACTAATACTCCATACagtactaatactaatactacagACACTAATAGTAATACTCAATACagtactaatactaatactacaaACACTATAGTGATACTCCATGCAGCGCTAATACTGATATTACAAACACTAATACagtactaatactaatactacaaACACTAATACAGTACTAATACTAATATTACAAACACTAATACagtactaatactaatactacaaacactaatactaatactacatTCACTAATAATTATACTCCATAcactactaatactaatactacaaACAGTATTAGTGATACTCCATACAGTACCAATACTAATATTACAAATACATACTACAAAcactaatactactaataaatGAACCATTCTTTATACTACACAACCTTTAACTTATGCTACACACTGCTATTaatactacaactactacacacACTATCCATGTACTACACAATCTACAGATATGCTCCTACTCCaactatttttgtgtattttttcatgaggctaattctgtaaatcttttgattacactttttatttttattttactttaatctcattttattttatctttctcatGTTCACGTTTGTTTGCAACGAAGCtgcggtgacaaagtaatttccctcattgATCATTAACGTCTGTCTAATCATGTGTAGCATATCTCATCTTTGCAGCTCTGCGGTGTACTGTGTAGTCCTGTGAGTGCGGTGTACTTCTACATGCACTGTGTTGTCCTGCATTGTGCGGCGCATATACTGACAGAACTGCGTTGCGTCTCATGCTTGTCGATGGGGCTGATGATGTAGTCAGAGTTGCAGAAATCATGCAGAAAGATCTTGTTGAGTTGACGCTGCTCCTCAGTCTGCAGAGAGCTCTCctaaca
This genomic interval carries:
- the gh1 gene encoding somatotropin, whose translation is MDKVVLLLSVVFLGVSPQPITDGQRMFSIAVSRVQHLHLLAQRLFTDFESSLQTEEQRQLNKIFLHDFCNSDYIISPIDKHETQRSSVLKLLSISYRLVESWEFPSRYLSGGSAPRNQISMKLSELKTGILLLLRANQDAAEIFPDGSALQLAPYGNYYQSLGGEESLRRTYELLACFKKDMHKVETYLTVAKCRLSPEANCTL